Genomic window (Candidatus Poribacteria bacterium):
TTTTTCCGTGTATAAATTACTTGAGTTAGACGCTCATCAGTTGAGGAGATACAGGAGAGAAAGCGGGAGGAGTCCTCGCTTTTGAACAATCGTCTTTCGCATGGATAGAACCGACTATCCCCATTTTACAAGAATTTAACCGCGAGGTCAATAAAAACTATAAGCAGATAAAAACGTTCCACTGCTGGAGCGGTTCAAAACCGGACCAACAGTGGAACTCATGACTAAAAAGGTGATTCTTGGGCTTGTGTATTTTCTGCCGGTGCGCCATCTGGAGATGCGGTCTCTTGATTCGCGGATTCCTCCGGTTCAGGGACTTCACTCTCCTGCGCAGCGGTTGTTAATTGCTTTACACGTTCACAGAGTTCATCTAACAACTGTGGTGAGGTTTCCGCGGCTTTCAGTTCAGCAGAAAGCTGCGTCCACTGCATCTCGCTCATATCGTTCCGAGATTCCACACCATATTTACGTTTGATGTAGTTCCAGAGGTCTGCCTTACCGATGCCTTTCCCCTCCAGAGGTCCCGCCAGATTGTTCGCGATAGCGAAAGCCGCTTTTTGGGCGTTAGCAATATTTCCACCGCCCTGTTGTAGCTGCGGTCGTTGCGTCGTATTGCCCCCCCCTGTTTTTCGATTCAGGTAGAAATTCAGAACCTCGCGGATGACCGGCACGGGGATCAACTGTTTAATTGCGTTGCGTTGCGCTTTATGAATTGCTTTGGTGAAGGCGAACGGATCGGCGCGTCCGCCAGCCATCTTCAGTTGCTCATAGGCACCGTAACGAGACGAACCGGTGATTGTATCGACCGCTTTGGCAGTAGCAATCCAAGAATGCTCGCGTTCCTCATAATCGATCTCTTCAATCTGGATACCGCCCCGGCGATTTGCGGCTTCGTTAATACCGGCTAAGGTCAACCCTTCAACAGTCCGTCCCCCCTGTTTGAAGGAATAGACGTAATCTTGAATTGTCTGTCCAGTCATCAACTCAATGATCGCCTGATCATCCACCTGATCGACGACTTCATATTCAGCGGTAACGGGTACCATTTCGTCCTTTTTTTCTTCAGCCATAATAATCCTCCGATTTCTAAATACACCAGATTTCTAAATATATAATTAGTATAACATATCTTTAGATATATATCAAAGAAAAAACGCGCTTTCGTTAATCATCTGCAATGCCTGTGGTAATCTCGACCTGTATTCCATCTGTTACGATGCTTTCAACGTAGAGTGTGAATGTATACATCTGATGATTCTCGTATTTTTGCAGTTTGGAAGGTAAGAGTCCATCCCCCGCAATATCATCAATAATCCAAAACGTCACATTTCTATTATTCGTGTCAAGCGTCATCGCGCCTGAGTAATTTTTTACCAATTCAGGGTCCACATCATCTCCGATGCCCAGCAGTTCATTGAGTCTCTTAAGTGAAACGGTCTCATTGTGAAGGCGCACTGTTTTCCCGACATACCTCTGACCCCCCGTCACAATCTGTTCAAGCGTCGTGTTGATAACTTCGATATCCGCTTTCGCGGTGTGTTCAGGGACATCAGACCAGATAGTGAAAAAACGGTCTTTGTTTGTGGTTTTGTTTTCGGAAATGTCCTTTATCAAAAGTGTGAAGGTGTAAGTTGTATGTCCGCGAATATGTCCGAGATCGCTCTCCATGTAATTTGAATAATAGTGTTGCAGAAACTTAGCGTCCGGGTCGGTGATGAAAAAACGGACTTTATTGTGATGTGTAAACAATTCTAACTTCGGTGGATCTCCATCGGCACTCGGATAAATTCTGCCAGCCGCGGTAATCGTAACCTTCTGTCCCTTATATTTTGAGTGGATGCCGTTTACTTCAACATCGTTGACAATATCAGTGAGGACACCAAGTTCGACGGTGTGGGTTTTCGGATGAAATCTCGCACACCCTCCAAAGATAGCAATGGCAAAACACGCACATAAAAATGTAAACAGTTTCATGTTTTTTAATTATACCTTGGCGGGAGAATAACATAAGTTTGAATGTTTGACGCACCTTCTTTATATCTGCTTGCGTGTTTCTGCGTATTGTTGCAGGAAACTACGGGTTTGGTAGAAAGTTGTAAAGTATTCTAAGACTTTAGCACACTCGCAAACTTCTTGAGTCGTTGTTGCAGGCTACCGTTTGCTTTAAGAATTATAACGGCTCCGACTTAAGATGTCAAATTGTATGGGAAACCGGTCCAATTCGCTCAAAAAACCTCACGCCATAAACTTGACCACCACCGTGAATTCTGCTATAATAAAAATAAATCGAGCATCGGAGCATTGATGAACAGTGACAACCCCACTTCTCCACATGCAATCAATTACCAAAGACTTCCCCGGCGTGCGTGCCCTAGACGATGTCTCTTTCGAGGTGCGTCCGGGTGAAATTCATGCGCTGTGTGGAGAAAACGGCGCAGGCAAATCAACGTTGATTAAGATTCTCGGTGGCGTTTACCCGTACGGGACTTACGAAGGAGAATTGCATATCAACGGAAACGAGCAACAGTTCCATACCGTGCGTGACGCAGAACGTGCGGGAATCGCTATCATCCATCAAGAACTGGCACTTATTCCAGAGATGACGGTCGCTGAGAATATTTATCTCGGTAAGGAACCGTGCCAATTCGGGACCATTAACAAGCATCGTCTCTATCACGAAGCAGGCGAACTCCTTTCGCAGTTTGGACTGACGATCCCACTCCGTAAACCTGTCCATGAACTCGGTATCGGACAACAACAACTCGTAGAAATCGCAAAGGCTTTAGGGCGCAGCTTGCAAGCCCATATTCAGCAGCGGCGCAGCTTGCAAGCCAACAGCGAATCGTCAGGGAGTGCCTTGTTACTCGTGCTGGACGAGCCGACAGCCGCCTTGACCGAAAGCGAAGTAGACATCCTTCGCGAGATTCTGACGCAACTTCGAGAAAAGGGTGTCGCCTGTATCTATATCACCCATAAACTCAAGGAGATTTTTCAAATCGCTGACCGGGTGACAGTGCTACGGGACGGCAAAACAGTCGCAACGCAATCCATTAAATCGTCTGAGTGCACCGAAGATGCGCTCATCTCACAGATGGTCGGACGCGAGTTAACCGCTCTGTTTCCAAAACGACGAACTGTCTCTATTGATAAAAACAGGTCAAACCGAGACGACGTAGCACTCCGGGTGGAAAACCTAAGCACTTACCCATCGGAACCGCCACAACTTGAAAACATCAATTTTGAGGTGCGACGTGGAGAAATCCTCGGCATTGCAGGTTTAATGGGCGCGGGAAGGACAGAATTGATTAGCACGATTTTCGGTGTTTACGAGGGTAGATGGCGTGGAGAAATCGTCATAGAGGATGCCACTGTTAACATTCACTCCCCACGTGAGGCGATACAGCACGGCATAGCACTCGTCAGTGAGGATCGGAAACGCTATGGACTCCTTTTAGACGTAGATGTCGTCCGCAACATGACGCTTGCGAGTCTCGGTCCATCGTCAGACATCACATCACACGGGATAATTGATGACAACACGGCATTTGAAAAAAGCGAACACTACGTAGATTCCCTTCAGATTAAGACAACTTCGCTTGAAGTGCCTGTGAACCATCTCAGCGGCGGCAATCAACAGAAAGTCGTTCTCGGCAAATGGTTGATGACGCATCCGACGGTGTTATTTCTTGATGAACCGACACGCGGGATTGATGTCGGTGCGAAAGCGGAAATTCACACACTGATGGCAAAACTTGCGCAAGAGGGGGTCGCGATCGTGTTTGTATCCTCCGAACTCCCAGAAATCCTCGGTATGAGCGATCGCGTCATAGTATTACATGCGGGCAAGATCACGGGTGAATTTATCAACGAGAATCTGACCCAAGAGGACATTTTACGATGTGCCGCTGGCACGTCAATATCCAAACTTCCCTCACCGAACCGCAAGGTAAATTAAAAAAAGGAAAACTTACGCCTACACATTACACTAAAGCTGTAACACGTAACGAAGTGGAGTGCGGCTATACGCGGAGGCACGTCAGTATCCAAACCTCCCTCACCGAACCGCAAGGTAAATTAAAAAAATGGAAAATAGAAACGAAACATTTAAAACAGAAAACCCAGCAGAAACACAAGCGCTCGGTGAAAGGTTAGGCAAAACGCTCAAGCAAGGAGATGTCATCGCACTCATCGGCGACCTCGGCACGGGTAAAACCTGTTTGACGCAAGGCATTGCGCGCGGTGTCGGCATCTCTCCAGACGAGGTTGTGAATAGTCCCTCCTATATCCTGATTAATGAGTATAATGGGGTACTCCCGATCTACCACATCGATCTGTACCGTCTCGAAAACAGTGCGGAGATCGCCGAACTCGGACTCAGCGAATATATGGAAGGCGATGGAATTTGCATCATTGAGTGGGCAGAACGGATGACAGATGCCCTGCCTGCTACTTGTATACAAATACGTATAACGCTTGGAGACGCAAACGTCTCACACGGCAGCGAAACCCGTGAGCCAATATCACAAATCCCTGAAGATGAAAACATCCGACACATCGAAATCCAATATCCTATATCTCGATAGCGGTTCGGGCATCGGCGGTGGACAACGCAGTCTCTTACTCCTGCTCAATCTATTAGATAAGGATCGTTTTACGCCGTATGTCGGATGCCTCGGTGGGAGCCGATTCGCAGCGGAGGTAGAAAAGACGGAGGCAAGTGTCGTTCCATTGTCTCTACCCGCGGCACATAACAAAACCGATAAGGTCCAACGATTTACCCTCGGCGATCTGCTTGACGACTTCCGACAACTTGGGGTTATTCTTCAACTCCATCAAACAGTAAAACGGTATGCGATCGACCTCATCCATGCGAACTCGCTGTCGGTAGCACTGCTCGGCGGTATTGTCGCGCGGATAAACCGTATCCCGATCGTGATGCACAAACGCTACGCGACTTCCTACGGCATTCTGGATCGGATTTGCGAAAGGTTTTTGCACCGTGTAATACTCGTTTCGGAGGCAACTCGCTGGAATTTCGCGCCTACGGCAAAACAGACGTTAATCTATAACGGGGTCAACTTAGAGGCTTTTCAAGCATCCGCAGAAGAGGTGGAAACCCTCCGATCGGAACTCTTTCCCAATGCCTCCGATACCTCCATCGTTACGGGAGTCGTAACTCGGATTACGCCGGAGAAGGGTATCCATTTTTTAGTCAGAGCGATAGCAGAACTCAAAGGAAGAATAGACACCAAATTGTTGATCGTTGGCGGTCCTTACTTCCAAAAGGATATTGACTATATGAACGAACTCAAACAGGAGGTCGTAGATTTAGGCGTTGAAGATTCGGTCATCTTCACTGGATTTTTGTCGGATACGCGGGTGGTTACAAGCCTGCTTGACGTTATGTTGGTGCCATCTATTATCCCGGAGGCATGCCCGCGCACCATCATTGAAGCAATGGCGGTCGGCACCCCCGTCATTTCCACGCCACTCGGTGGAAGTAAAGAACTCGTTACCCCTGAAACAGGGATTTTAGTACTGCCTGAAGATGCCTCGGCGATTGCGGATGCTATTGCAACGCTTGCGACGGATCAAAAACGATTGCGGGCAATGGGGGAAGCCTCTCGCAACCGCGCTGAGCAGTTGTTTAATAGCGAAAAGAACACGGCGTTGACGGAGGCTGTTTACACTGAACTGTTAGCCGTATGATAAGAGGCTTTCGCATCCCCAGTAGGAACGAGCTGCGAATCGCGATTTCTCTTCTATAGCCACAGATAAACACGATTGCATGTTTCCGCCACACAGACAGAGGAGTTATTTATTATGAGAGGAAAGACAGTGAGTCCACCACAGGGTTCACAATCGAGTCAAGGGCAAGTGAGACAGGTGTCTCAACTGTTCAGTGAGGGTATCGGTAGCACCCCTGAGTGGGTCGAGATCCACCGCACCAACGATGAATGGGAAGTGAAACTCATCCAAGCCACTTTGAGCGCGCAACAGATCCGATGCCGTCCGATTGAATTAAAAGAGGAACGCCAAACCGCCCTCCTCGTTGAACCGCAACACGAAGTGGAAGCGATGGAACTGGTAAGTCGCATCGGGGTGGCCGTCACGGACAACGAAATGGCGACGCACGCTGAAGAAGCAACGGAAGCGCTCAAGCAACGCGATATGACTGTCGTTCAAGAAGACAGAAGTCAACAGATGGACCCCGG
Coding sequences:
- a CDS encoding ATP-binding cassette domain-containing protein; this translates as MQSITKDFPGVRALDDVSFEVRPGEIHALCGENGAGKSTLIKILGGVYPYGTYEGELHINGNEQQFHTVRDAERAGIAIIHQELALIPEMTVAENIYLGKEPCQFGTINKHRLYHEAGELLSQFGLTIPLRKPVHELGIGQQQLVEIAKALGRSLQAHIQQRRSLQANSESSGSALLLVLDEPTAALTESEVDILREILTQLREKGVACIYITHKLKEIFQIADRVTVLRDGKTVATQSIKSSECTEDALISQMVGRELTALFPKRRTVSIDKNRSNRDDVALRVENLSTYPSEPPQLENINFEVRRGEILGIAGLMGAGRTELISTIFGVYEGRWRGEIVIEDATVNIHSPREAIQHGIALVSEDRKRYGLLLDVDVVRNMTLASLGPSSDITSHGIIDDNTAFEKSEHYVDSLQIKTTSLEVPVNHLSGGNQQKVVLGKWLMTHPTVLFLDEPTRGIDVGAKAEIHTLMAKLAQEGVAIVFVSSELPEILGMSDRVIVLHAGKITGEFINENLTQEDILRCAAGTSISKLPSPNRKVN
- the tsaE gene encoding tRNA (adenosine(37)-N6)-threonylcarbamoyltransferase complex ATPase subunit type 1 TsaE; translation: MENRNETFKTENPAETQALGERLGKTLKQGDVIALIGDLGTGKTCLTQGIARGVGISPDEVVNSPSYILINEYNGVLPIYHIDLYRLENSAEIAELGLSEYMEGDGICIIEWAERMTDALPATCIQIRITLGDANVSHGSETREPISQIPEDENIRHIEIQYPISR
- a CDS encoding glycosyltransferase family 4 protein gives rise to the protein MKTSDTSKSNILYLDSGSGIGGGQRSLLLLLNLLDKDRFTPYVGCLGGSRFAAEVEKTEASVVPLSLPAAHNKTDKVQRFTLGDLLDDFRQLGVILQLHQTVKRYAIDLIHANSLSVALLGGIVARINRIPIVMHKRYATSYGILDRICERFLHRVILVSEATRWNFAPTAKQTLIYNGVNLEAFQASAEEVETLRSELFPNASDTSIVTGVVTRITPEKGIHFLVRAIAELKGRIDTKLLIVGGPYFQKDIDYMNELKQEVVDLGVEDSVIFTGFLSDTRVVTSLLDVMLVPSIIPEACPRTIIEAMAVGTPVISTPLGGSKELVTPETGILVLPEDASAIADAIATLATDQKRLRAMGEASRNRAEQLFNSEKNTALTEAVYTELLAV